From Triticum aestivum cultivar Chinese Spring chromosome 7B, IWGSC CS RefSeq v2.1, whole genome shotgun sequence:
GTAGAGTTTTTCATCTAGAAACACTACATGTATATGAAAGTTCAGTTGATGCATATGAATTTCCCAAAAATAGTTTGTGCATAATGATTACATCAGTTGATGCATATGAATTTCCCAAAAATAGTTTGTACATAATGATTACATGATTGAACAAACAATTTTCACTTCAAATCAAATACAGTTGACATGATTCATTCATGGATGAGTTGACCATGAAATTAACACAAGAATGCTATCCTTCAGCAAAACAAATAATTTCTGAAGAACAGCTAGTTGCACATTTGTGCTACACTACAACTTGTCGAACCTCAAAGCCAACTTGCTTACAGTTTGGGCTCGATGTATAGCTTGTGCCTGCACATAGGGCACGTCTTGCTCTCCACGAGGACGCGCTCCAAGCACGCGCCATGGAAGACGTGGGGCTTGCCGCACTCGGGCCACGTGGCGAGGTCGTCGCCCTCCAGCATCTGCAAGCAGATGGGGCAATCCTCCACGGCGGCGACGACCCTCCTTCGCTTCGCTGGCCGTTCACCGGCTTCCGTGTCATCGTCGTGGACAGCGGCTTCGTCTTTATCATGGTCGCGCCGCATCGGCTCTGGGAGGTGCAGCTCCATACCGGTGAAGCGCACGGGCCACGGCTGCTCCGCCATGCGCTCCAGCGAGGGGCGCATCCGCTCCACGCGCTCGGGAGTGTAGTCCGACCTCCGGAGGAGGATGCCGACGTCGACGAACACCTCGACGCGCGCGGCGCGCGGCCGCACGCTCACCTGCGCCGCCAGGTTAGACCATAGCTCCTGGAGCTGCTCGCTGAAGTCACCGGGATATATCAGCCGGGGCAGAGACGATCCGGCCCACGCCAGGGACCTCGCCGTGTGGTCGCCGGTGGCCATGAACCGGAGCAGGTGCGCCCTGGTTCTCCCTCGCACTACCACGCCATCCGATGATACTGAAAAAGGGGCGTAGCGGTAGAGCACCAGGATCTGCTTGCTGTCTGCGTCTTCTTCTTGGCCCTCCACGGCGGCGacccgcatgcagccggccgtgCACCCCGCGGCGGCGAACCACGGCGCCAGGCCTCCAAGAAACCGGCCCTCGGGGACGTACTCCATCTGTACCAGCTCGTCGTCGCCGGGGCTGCTCATATCGAGCTCCTCGTCGCTGTTCATGCCAGGCGGCATTGTAACAAGGAAACCGTGTAAGCGAACGACCGCGTGGGCAGCGGAGTCGGCCTCCCGGTCCAGAGAGAACTCCTCGCGCAGCCCCGGCACGGACCTCGGctccacggagggcctctccgccGACAGCACGAACCTCTGCAGCTCCTCGCCGTTCTGGGCGTGTACGGCCACGCGCACGCTCTGTCCGGTGCCGGCGCTCGCCTGGTCGACGAGCTCGGCGCGGATGACGAACCCGAGCTGGTCAGCGCTCACGGGAAGCCTCGTGGACTCGCCACTTGTGAGGTCCCTGGACCACCAATGCAGCGCCGCCATGCCCGATCGACTTCAGGGATTAGGGTTTAGAGAGATCTCTCGCGGTGTGTCAACTTAAGAGCATCTTCAACCGCCGCGCTATCTTAGCCAAGCGCAGGAAAAAAACAGTCTTTTTACGCGCGCGGGCCTTAGCGGACCCTCCAGCAGCCGCGTAATAATCGTGCTCGCGGTATAATGGGTTCAGCGCGCAGAGGAAAACGGCATCGTGTGCCGCTTATTTCGTGCGCTCGCTCCCCCGCGCTGAACATTCACGCGCGCGACCAACTGCCGCCAACCTCCCCGGCCGCTCCGTCttcgccccgccccgcgccgccgccggcaaaATTCGACCGATGGAAGGCCGCGCCGACATCCCTCCAACCCCTCCCTACACCCGCGACCCcttcgccgctgctgccgccgccgcaaaccctagcgcggggTTAAGGTTCGGCTTCGCCGCCGGCGGCCCTCCTCCAAGCACTGGACTCGTGTGCGGTCGCTTCATGGCGCCACGAGCGACCTCGCAGGGTGGCGTCGCGCCGCCGCCAGCCGTGAAGCCACGATACCCCGTCTTCGAGCGACCgaatgcggcggcggcgacgacggggaaggtgtccgagaagaagaacaaggcggatGGCTCTTCTAGGCGGCCGAAGAAGAGACTTGCAGTGTGTCCGACCGCGCCTCCGCCGACCGAAGCACCGGAGAGCTCGCCATTTTGTTGCGCCGGCGACtgatgcacacaaggtgtttgatgaaatgcccaaaaGGTATgatttcaccccccccccccccccttttgttGGTGTTTTTTTACATCAATGTATACATATGGATAGCTTAGTTTTCTTCTACATATTTTGTAGACACGTATATGTCAACTATGGGTGGCTCCAACAATtctcattggtctcaaaccaatgaagcGCATGAAGATGGtcatgagtttgaggtggacgaggatggtgagggtATCATCAATGCACCGAAAGGAAGAGTGGGCAACTACACCATGGAAGAAGACATGCTATGCAATACATGGTTGCATGTGTCTATGGATGCCAACGTTGGAGGGGACCAAAGTAGAGATACATATTGGGTCCGGATGAAGGAGCACTTTGAGTGGAATTGACCGCACCAATAAATCTCTTCGCTcccggtggtcgacaatcaacAAAGATTGTCAAAGGTGGGGGCGGCACTTAAGGCGGTTGACATGATAAACCCAAATGGCACTAATGATAGAGATAGGGTAAGTGTCATTTATTTCATGTTCCTTCCATGTTCATGCTTCTTCTTTGGTGTTTCAAGTGCTTACTTGTTCTTTTGTTTGTAGCTCACTATTGCACAAAACTTATTtcaaggagaagagaagaagaccaagaaaggAAGGTCAAGAAAGGGAGACCATTTGTGTTCCCCCATTGCTACAATGTGTTGAAGGATGAAGAGAAATGGAAGCCCCATGATGACCAAGAGGAGAGCAAGAAAAGCAAGGCAACTATTGatttggatgatgatgaggaggaggaggaggcatcaagTGATGGTGGCAAAAGAAGCCTACACGAAACTCGGTTTCCTACTCCAAGCCAAAAAGACCAAATGAAGGTAAAaaatgcaaaagaaaagaaaagaagaataagaagaaaggaGATGATGATGTAAAGAATTTTATGGAAGCTATTATGAAGGTACGAAAGGAAGCAAATGAGGTGAGGATGATGGCAAGGAGACAAGATGTGGCGGCCAAGGAGAGGAAGATGACATTGGAGGAGAAGAAATTGGTCATGAAGGAGCGAGCAAGACTATTGGAATGGAAGAAATACTTGTTCTTCATGGACACATCTAACCTCGATGATAGGCaaaaagagtacatcaatctttcCCGTGATGAAGTCTTggtccaaaaaagagccatggccatgggaggcatgggaggcatgggagcTACTATGGGAGGCTTGGGAACATCTACCAAAGGTatgggtggcttcggagctcaGTGGTCGTTGGAGCCAGTGCCCTGCCGCGCGAAAGAAAGCTATTTTGGCGGTGTAAAAAAAATTAGCGTGCCGCGCGGTTGTGCGGCCATGCCTGCTGCCGTGTTGTGATTATTTCGACGGATCTTTTTGCCGGCTCCGACTTGAGTTCCGGGAGGAATATATACCCTGAGAACCTGCAGATCCAAGTTCAAGTCGGTCAGCTGAgtacttttctctttttttgtttccgTTTCGGTTAACTTTTTTCCCCATCATCCGACGGATCCAGGCaaatctctctctttttttttggttCAACTCAAAATGGACTGAAAATTCCCATCTTTTTAAGAACTGGCGGCCTGTATGACGTCACATTTTTGTCTTTTCCTAAAGAACACAAGAGATGAATATAGGCATAAGTTATCAACAATATTTATTTTCTTGCTTACATGTGGAACCAGGACAGTTAGCTCAGTTTGTCATTGCATTACTTCTCTTGTTAATGTTTTTCTTCATTGTCTGTATAATCAGGTCATTTGTAGGGGTTATGGAAGGGCACATTTTCTCCAAAGGAAGGCAAACCATCACACTTAGACTCCCAGGAGGGAAGAAGAAGTGGCATGTCATTTTCCACATCAGGCGAGACAGCGGTGGATACGTCCTCTATGGGGTGGGTGGGTAGACTTTGTCCGCGACAACAATGTGCGCGAGCAGGATGTCTGCCTGCTCCGACCAATCGGCAAGGGTGAGGGGAGAAGGTTCACGGTGATGGTCCATTTGCTATTGATTTGTGTGTTGCACCTGGAAAACGAAAATAGGACCTGGGCGCCACGGGAGATGCTGCGGCTGGTGGTCATCTTCCAGAGGGGATACAGGCCGGGTGGAGCAAGGCGTGGCGTGCTGAGATGCTCAAAAGGCGGATGCTGCCCGGGGGAGGGT
This genomic window contains:
- the LOC123155635 gene encoding uncharacterized protein, which translates into the protein MAALHWWSRDLTSGESTRLPVSADQLGFVIRAELVDQASAGTGQSVRVAVHAQNGEELQRFVLSAERPSVEPRSVPGLREEFSLDREADSAAHAVVRLHGFLVTMPPGMNSDEELDMSSPGDDELVQMEYVPEGRFLGGLAPWFAAAGCTAGCMRVAAVEGQEEDADSKQILVLYRYAPFSVSSDGVVVRGRTRAHLLRFMATGDHTARSLAWAGSSLPRLIYPGDFSEQLQELWSNLAAQVSVRPRAARVEVFVDVGILLRRSDYTPERVERMRPSLERMAEQPWPVRFTGMELHLPEPMRRDHDKDEAAVHDDDTEAGERPAKRRRVVAAVEDCPICLQMLEGDDLATWPECGKPHVFHGACLERVLVESKTCPMCRHKLYIEPKL